The genomic region CACGTCTTGGGCGCGTCACCCTGGAACTGGACGTTGACCACGAAGCCCGCACCCTGCGGGTTCGGGGCGGCGGTGGCGTCGGAGATGCCCTCGCCGGTCATGACCTGCTTGCCGTCGCGTTCGACGGTGAGCTGGGCGGTGCGGCCGAGGACCTTCACCGCCTCCTCGGGGTCCTGGACGCCGGGGAGCTCGACGACGATCCGGTTCTCGCCGGAGCGGGCGAGCACGGGTTCGGCGACGCCGAGCTCGTCGACGCGGCGGCGCAGGACCTCGAGCGCGCGGTCGGTGGCGTCGGCGTCGCCCTGGGCCTGGAGCACGATCTGGGTGCCGCCGCGCAGGTCGAGGCCGAGGCGCGGATCGGTGGTGAGCAGGAGGAATGCGGATGCGACGAGGACGGCGAGCGACAACAGCGCGCGCACGAGCAGCCCTCGTCGCGCGGTGTCGCGCGACATGGGAGAAGAAGCCTTCCGGGAGAGAAAGTCGGTGCTGAGGAACGGGAGGTCAGCGACCGGAAGGCGGCGAGCGGTCCCGCTGCGGGGTCCAGCGAACGCTTTCGGGCGTGCGGTGCACGCGGCGGGTGAACGCGACGAGGTAGCGCACCGGCAGTGCGGGCTTCGCGACCGGCGGCAGGTCCGCGGGCAGCTGGGCCAGCGGCACCTGGGCGGCCTGCTGGTTGTGCGGCTTGGGAGCGGCGCCCGGCAGGTTCGCGACGTGGTGGGCGTGGCCGACGACAGCGCCCTCGGTCACCGGTGGCGACGCGGGTGCGGAGACCACGAACAGCTGTCCGAGGAACAGCATGATCGCGAGCGCGACCGCGTTGCGCCGCATCACCGCTTCCTGCCTCCCCCGACGTACACGAGCGCGCCGCCGACGACAGCGCACAACCAGGAAAGCACAAGAGGCTGCATCGTGGTGGCGCCGAACAGCAACGCGACCGTCCACCCGGCGAGCAGCGCGGCCGACGCGCCGAGCAGCGACACGGTCACGGCGAGCTTGCGCAGGTGCCACAGCGCCTTGAACGGGCGCAGCCGCAGCCCGACCACCACGCAGCCCAGCACCAGCGCCGAGGTCAGGAACGCCAGGTAGGGCGTGGGCCGGGGCATGCCGGCGAGCAACGCCAGCAACCCGCCGCCGACCAGCAGCAACGACAGCGTGCGCAGCGACTGCCACACCTGCGCCTTGTTCAGCTGCGCGGGCGGCTTGGCGCCGCGGCGGCGTTGCACGGTCACCAGGTTCGCCTGGGAGTCGGCATCGGAGGGGTCGAGCTTGATCGCCTGGCGGTAGGCGTGCTCGGCGGTGCCCCAGTCGCGCATCCGCAGGGCCGCGTCACCGAGCACCTGGAACGCGCGGGCCTCGGAGGGGGCGAGCTGGGAGGCGTGCAGCGCGGCGTCGAACGCCTCCACCGCGCCGTCCTGGACGTCCGCCAGCACCTCGGCCAGCACGACGTACCCGCGCCAGTCGCCGGGTTTCTGCCGCACGGCCTCCCGCGCCGCGACCGCGGCTTCCGGGTGCCGGCCGAGGTCGCTCAACGCCAGCGCGCCAGCCGCTGCGACCAGGCCCGTTCCCGTCGAGCACCATCGCGCGCTTGGCCGAGTCGAGTGCCGCGTCCGGTTCGCGCAGGTCGAGGTGGGCGGCGGCGAGCCGGCACCACGCCTCGGCGTGCCGAGGGTGCGCCGCCACCAGGGGTCGCAGCAGGTCGATCGCCTGCCGCGGCTTCCCCGAGGCGGTGAGCTCAGCGGCGCGCAACAGCACCGCGGTCGTCGGCTCGGACACGCCCATCAGTGTGACAGCGAAGCCGCCGACCTCGAACGGGTGACCGTGGTCCGACCGGAGTGTGTGCCACGGATTCAGCCTAGTTGAGTACGTCTGACTCAACTTGATGGCAGAGTTTTCGGCCAGCGACACCCTGGCGACGCGGCGCAGGGCGCCGAGTCGGTGCTCGCCGGGCTCACCCGTCGGGCTCGCGGCGGGCTTGGGCCTGATGGCGGTCACCGGCTTCCGGGTGATCTACGTGCTGATCGCCGTGCTGATCGCCGTGCTGTGCGCCGTCGCCGCGGTGTGGACGCGCGGGGGCCGGGTGCGCCGCTTCACTGCGCACGAGGCCCCCGCGCGACCGGCGGCCGGCCAGATGGAGTGACGGGCCGCGATCCCTGCTACAACCCCTGCAACGACGGATCGCGGCCGATGAGTCCCGCCTGTGACGAAAGTTGCGCAGCTCACCCGGCGAGCGCGCACCGGTTCACGCGAGCAGCCCGGCCTCGTGCAGGTGGGCGAAGATGACGCGGGTGACCGGCGAGACCCGGTCCGCGTCGGTCGTGGTGAGCCACGCCAGTTCTGCGATCTCGCTCGCCGGCGCCGGCTCTCCGGCGAAAGCCGCCGTGTAACAGGTCATCCGCACGGTCTCCCCCTCGGCGCGACCGTGCGCCTGAGCCTCGAACACGCCGACGAACAGCGCGGTGGAGGCGTCGATCTCGACCGACAGCTCCTCGCGGATCTCGCGCACGAGCGTGTCGACGTCCGTCTCGCCCGGCTCACGCTTGCCGCCGGGCACGTAGTAGGTGTCCTTGCCTTGCGAACGCGCGCAGAGCACACGTCCGTCCTGCACATGCAGCCACGCCACCTTGTCGATCACATGGCCGACCCTAAGCGGACGCCAGCTCCTTCACCACGCGGTGCGCGTCGGCCAGCGACTCCACGGCCAGCTCGCGGAACTGGTGCATCTGCGGCACCACGTCCGCCAGCGTCAGCTCGGCGTGCACGAAATCCAGGTCGCGGTCCAGTCCGATCATCGACAGCACCGCCCGCAGGTACGGCTCCTGGAAGTCGAAGCCCTCCCGCGGCGTGCCCGGCTTGTACGAGCCGCCGCGCGCGGTCACCACGACCACCCGCTTCTCCCCCAACGGCCACGTGCCGTCCTCGCGGGCGAAGAACTCGGACGTCGCGACCTGGTCGATCCACGCCTTCAACGTCGACGGGATCGAGAAGTTGTACATCGGCGCGCCGACCAGCAGCACGTCGGCGGCCTTGAGCTCGGCGGTCAGCTCGGCGGCGATGGCCTGTTCGGTGCCGTCCTTGTGCGGCACGGGCGTGGCGTGCAGGTCGCGGTAGACGTAGCCGCCCTCCGGGTTGACCTCGCGCCAGTTGTCGGCGAAGGCCCTGGTGATCTCGCGGGTCACGGACCCGTCGTAGCGGATGCTCGAGTCGAGGTGCAGCAGAGTGGTCATGCCAAGAACATACGAGTGAAGAACTTCCGCGTCAAGATGTTCCGAGCCGAGAACATCTCTTCCGGGAGGTAGGATGGGACACATGCAGGAGCAGCCGGAGCTCATCGCCGCGTGTGCGGAGAAGTGGGATTTCAACTGGTTGCTGCACCGTGCCGCCCAACGCGTCGGCGCCGCGTTCGCCGAGGAGATCCAGAACTTCGGCATCTCCCTGCGCGGCCAGCTGATCCTGCAGGCGCTCGCGACCGAGGAGGCCCAGCGCACGCAGCTGGCGCTCGGCGCCATGCTCGGCCTGGACAAGACGACGCTGACCAGCGAGCTCGACAAGCTGGAGCGGGCGGAGCTGCTCGTGCGCGTGCCCGACCCGAACGACCGCAGGGTGCGCAAGCCGGTGATCACCGACAAGGGCCGGGCGCTGCAGAAGGAGGCCGGGGACGCGCTGGCCGAGGTCGAGCGCAGGTTCCAGGCCCGGTTCTCCGCACGCGAGATGGAGACCATCCGCAAGGCCCTGCAGGACCTCTCGCGCGGCGAGGGTCCCGTGCACGGCTCGTGCATCTAGCCGAGTTGGCGGTAGTTGTCCGCCGCTCGGCGGCGGGTTGGTGGTACTTGCAGATGCCGGTGGGTCAGGCCAGAACCGACGATCACAATGCGTTGCGGTTCCGCCATTTTCACCCCATCAGGTGACCGACTCTCTTCTCCCGTGCGACGCTGTCCGCAGCTCGGCGCGGTCGCTCGGCGGAGAACCGGGAATCTCCGTCATGACCGACGGTCACGCACGTCTCATTGACGCGAGTGCCGGAGACCATCCGGGCCGGCGTCGGATGAGCTGGAGGAAGAAACCCGTGGGAGCCAAAGAGGAGTGGCAGGTGAGCTGCCGCGACATCGCTTCGCGCCGACGGGACATGACGGTGTTCGTCAGCCAGGGGCACATCGTGATCAACGTGCCGCCGGGCGAAGCCGCCGTGTTGACACCACTGGAGGTCGGCCGGCTGCGGGCCGCCCTGCGCGAGGCGGTCGTGGCCGCGTCCAACGTCGAGCTGTGATCGCGGCCACACCGTTACCTACTCGCAAGTAGGTA from Lentzea guizhouensis harbors:
- a CDS encoding tetratricopeptide repeat protein, with amino-acid sequence MSDLGRHPEAAVAAREAVRQKPGDWRGYVVLAEVLADVQDGAVEAFDAALHASQLAPSEARAFQVLGDAALRMRDWGTAEHAYRQAIKLDPSDADSQANLVTVQRRRGAKPPAQLNKAQVWQSLRTLSLLLVGGGLLALLAGMPRPTPYLAFLTSALVLGCVVVGLRLRPFKALWHLRKLAVTVSLLGASAALLAGWTVALLFGATTMQPLVLSWLCAVVGGALVYVGGGRKR
- a CDS encoding NUDIX hydrolase, with amino-acid sequence MIDKVAWLHVQDGRVLCARSQGKDTYYVPGGKREPGETDVDTLVREIREELSVEIDASTALFVGVFEAQAHGRAEGETVRMTCYTAAFAGEPAPASEIAELAWLTTTDADRVSPVTRVIFAHLHEAGLLA
- a CDS encoding FMN-dependent NADH-azoreductase — translated: MTTLLHLDSSIRYDGSVTREITRAFADNWREVNPEGGYVYRDLHATPVPHKDGTEQAIAAELTAELKAADVLLVGAPMYNFSIPSTLKAWIDQVATSEFFAREDGTWPLGEKRVVVVTARGGSYKPGTPREGFDFQEPYLRAVLSMIGLDRDLDFVHAELTLADVVPQMHQFRELAVESLADAHRVVKELASA
- a CDS encoding MarR family winged helix-turn-helix transcriptional regulator yields the protein MQEQPELIAACAEKWDFNWLLHRAAQRVGAAFAEEIQNFGISLRGQLILQALATEEAQRTQLALGAMLGLDKTTLTSELDKLERAELLVRVPDPNDRRVRKPVITDKGRALQKEAGDALAEVERRFQARFSAREMETIRKALQDLSRGEGPVHGSCI